In Bacillus horti, a single genomic region encodes these proteins:
- the paaC gene encoding 1,2-phenylacetyl-CoA epoxidase subunit PaaC produces the protein MLQIGSAEEAKQNQEYRAALVALLFQLADDNFLVGYRGSEWLGLAPHLEADVAFSSIAQDHMGHAALFYQLLEELGEGKADDLAHLREASSFQNARLVERSNGKGDYMEHPQYDWCYSVVRQYIFDLFEQMRMNALQHSTYLPLAQAATKISREKYYHVLHGETWFKEMATTTDEARYRLLIALDKVWSDIGELFSWGPQAASICQHGLLDDEQLLLNTFTNQMSNIFDVVQIPWPGDLQLKGKEQNGRYGQHTVDLEEALKNISEVYRQDPTAAW, from the coding sequence GTGTTACAAATAGGATCGGCAGAGGAAGCTAAGCAGAATCAAGAATATAGAGCAGCGTTAGTGGCTCTATTATTTCAGCTAGCCGATGATAACTTTCTGGTTGGTTATCGTGGCTCGGAATGGCTCGGGCTGGCCCCTCATTTAGAGGCTGATGTAGCCTTTAGTTCCATAGCACAGGATCATATGGGGCATGCTGCACTATTCTATCAGCTTTTGGAGGAGCTAGGTGAAGGAAAAGCAGATGATTTAGCTCATTTGCGAGAAGCTAGCTCCTTTCAAAATGCTAGATTGGTGGAGCGCTCCAATGGAAAAGGGGACTATATGGAGCATCCTCAGTATGATTGGTGCTATTCGGTGGTTAGACAATATATATTTGACCTATTTGAGCAGATGAGGATGAATGCGTTACAGCATTCTACTTACCTGCCACTAGCCCAAGCAGCAACTAAGATATCTAGAGAGAAGTATTACCATGTCCTGCATGGAGAAACATGGTTTAAAGAAATGGCTACAACAACAGATGAGGCGCGCTACAGACTTCTTATCGCCCTAGATAAAGTTTGGTCTGATATAGGTGAGCTTTTCTCGTGGGGACCGCAAGCAGCTAGCATTTGTCAGCACGGATTACTTGACGATGAACAGTTGTTACTTAACACGTTTACTAACCAGATGAGTAATATATTTGATGTCGTTCAGATTCCGTGGCCAGGGGATTTACAGCTGAAAGGTAAGGAGCAAAACGGTCGATATGGTCAGCACACAGTAGACCTAGAGGAAGCCTTGAAAAATATCTCTGAAGTATATCGACAAGATCCAACAGCAGCATGGTAG
- the paaD gene encoding 1,2-phenylacetyl-CoA epoxidase subunit PaaD: MADITNEQAWQWLEDIKDPEIPSVSIVDMGMVLDVETKSTGETVIYMVPTFVGCPALEMIKRQIITYFTSKEVQKVEVFFSFSIPWSSAHITERGRENLKKHGIAPPPRDFKLGDPWTVQCPYCQSSKTVIDNVFGPTACRSILYCSSCKNPFEAIKPI; encoded by the coding sequence GTGGCTGACATAACAAATGAGCAAGCGTGGCAATGGCTTGAAGACATTAAAGATCCAGAAATCCCTTCTGTCAGCATAGTTGATATGGGTATGGTGCTTGATGTAGAGACTAAAAGCACAGGGGAAACAGTCATTTATATGGTTCCAACGTTTGTTGGCTGTCCAGCTCTGGAAATGATTAAAAGGCAGATTATCACTTACTTTACCTCAAAGGAGGTACAGAAGGTTGAAGTATTCTTTAGCTTTTCTATTCCATGGAGTTCAGCTCATATAACAGAGCGAGGTAGAGAAAATCTAAAAAAGCATGGAATTGCTCCGCCTCCAAGGGACTTTAAGCTAGGTGATCCATGGACTGTCCAATGTCCTTATTGCCAGTCTAGCAAAACAGTTATAGATAATGTTTTTGGTCCAACTGCGTGTAGAAGTATTTTATATTGTTCATCCTGTAAAAACCCTTTTGAAGCCATAAAGCCGATATAG
- a CDS encoding aldehyde dehydrogenase family protein encodes MYVNGEWVDSLTGDTFDTYNPATGEHLAAVAKASKEDVDKAVAAARHAFDHGRWKTTPFNKRARILNQIAAIMRNRFNELVELEVLNSGKAISAAQGQVMQAIEDFEFYAGAIVARSGETKPVPPGFFNYTTKEPVGVCAQIIPWNYPFMMAAWKVAPALAAGCTIVLKPASLTPITALVLAEICQEAGVPAGVVNVVTGPGSTIGSYLVDHPDVNKVAFTGETETGKDIMAKASGTLKRVTLELGGKSANLVFEDADLDAAVDGALFGIYFNTGQSCEARSRLFIHEEKYDAFMEKFLAKVERLKLGDPLSKGTHVGSIISENQLQIIDQYVQDAIQNGATLAYGGYRPELEGLEQGYWYMPTVLTNVTNQMKVAQEEIFGPVVVVMTFKDEKEAIQLANDSKYGLAASLWTTDHGRAHRVSAALEAGVIMVNCPFSAFPGLPFGGYKQSGFGRELSIETLDLYSETKSVLSYVGSKPLNPFGI; translated from the coding sequence ATGTATGTGAATGGTGAATGGGTAGATAGTTTAACTGGTGATACATTTGATACGTATAATCCAGCTACTGGTGAGCATTTAGCTGCGGTAGCTAAAGCTTCTAAAGAGGACGTAGACAAAGCAGTAGCAGCTGCAAGACATGCGTTTGATCATGGAAGATGGAAAACAACTCCTTTTAATAAGCGAGCTAGAATCTTAAATCAAATTGCAGCGATCATGAGAAATAGATTTAATGAGCTAGTTGAGCTAGAGGTATTAAATTCTGGCAAGGCGATTAGTGCTGCACAGGGGCAAGTGATGCAGGCCATTGAGGATTTTGAGTTTTATGCAGGTGCTATCGTTGCTCGTTCTGGTGAAACGAAGCCTGTTCCACCTGGTTTTTTTAACTATACAACAAAGGAGCCCGTTGGAGTTTGTGCTCAAATCATTCCTTGGAATTATCCGTTTATGATGGCCGCTTGGAAGGTTGCTCCTGCCCTAGCTGCAGGATGTACGATTGTCCTTAAACCAGCGAGCCTTACACCAATCACAGCGTTGGTTCTGGCTGAAATTTGTCAGGAGGCAGGTGTTCCAGCTGGAGTCGTTAATGTTGTCACAGGTCCAGGCTCCACCATTGGCTCTTACTTAGTTGATCATCCAGATGTTAATAAGGTGGCTTTCACTGGAGAAACTGAAACAGGAAAAGATATTATGGCTAAAGCTTCAGGAACACTGAAAAGAGTCACGCTAGAGCTTGGTGGGAAATCTGCCAATCTTGTTTTTGAGGATGCGGATCTGGATGCTGCTGTAGATGGAGCGTTATTTGGCATTTATTTTAATACAGGGCAATCCTGTGAAGCACGATCTAGGTTGTTTATTCATGAAGAGAAGTACGACGCTTTTATGGAAAAGTTTCTAGCAAAGGTTGAGAGACTTAAGCTAGGGGACCCTTTATCCAAGGGAACACATGTGGGCTCTATTATTTCAGAAAATCAGCTTCAAATTATTGATCAATATGTTCAGGATGCCATTCAAAATGGTGCTACTTTAGCTTATGGTGGGTACCGCCCTGAGCTGGAGGGCTTAGAGCAGGGTTATTGGTATATGCCGACTGTATTAACAAATGTAACAAATCAGATGAAGGTCGCACAGGAGGAAATCTTTGGACCTGTCGTTGTTGTGATGACCTTTAAGGATGAGAAGGAAGCGATTCAATTAGCTAACGATTCAAAATACGGATTAGCTGCTTCCCTTTGGACAACAGATCATGGGCGTGCTCATCGCGTCTCAGCTGCTTTAGAAGCAGGTGTCATCATGGTAAATTGTCCGTTCTCCGCTTTCCCTGGATTGCCGTTTGGTGGGTATAAGCAGTCAGGTTTCGGGAGAGAGCTTTCCATAGAAACGCTAGACTTATATTCAGAAACTAAGAGTGTCCTTTCCTATGTCGGAAGCAAGCCTTTAAATCCTTTTGGGATATAG
- a CDS encoding acetyl-CoA C-acyltransferase, which translates to MGLEEVVIIDAVRTPIGRYKGALKRIRPDDLAASVLKELTVRNPSLPLEQIDDVIIGCANQAGEDNRNIARMALLLAGLPVEVPGSTVNRLCGSGLDAVQFAARSIASGEGDIYIAGGAESMTRAPYVMAKAESDFQRGDHTLFDTTLGWRFVNRKLEQQYDTLSMPETAEEVARRFNISRQEQDQFAYSSQQRYQQANQANKFDHERMELKWKDGKGKEHVFLEDEHPRAETTLEKLATLPPLFKHGTVTAGNASGINDGAAAVLLMSAKRAKELGLKPIARYVASAVAGVEPNIMGIGPVPAVQKALGRAGLHIADIGRVELNEAFAAQAIACMRLLELDPLKVNVNGGAIALGHPLGASGARILTTLIYELKQSQSRYGLAAMCIGVGQGIATIVEAVE; encoded by the coding sequence ATGGGGCTTGAGGAAGTTGTGATTATTGATGCTGTCAGGACACCAATTGGGCGGTACAAAGGGGCTCTAAAGCGTATTCGACCGGATGATTTAGCTGCTTCTGTCCTTAAGGAGCTCACAGTTAGAAATCCAAGTCTTCCGCTCGAACAAATTGACGATGTGATCATTGGTTGTGCGAATCAAGCGGGAGAAGACAATCGTAATATAGCTAGAATGGCATTGCTTTTAGCCGGATTACCTGTGGAGGTTCCAGGGAGTACTGTAAATCGGCTTTGTGGATCGGGCTTAGATGCTGTTCAATTTGCAGCTAGGAGCATTGCCAGTGGAGAGGGAGATATCTATATAGCTGGTGGCGCAGAAAGTATGACCCGAGCTCCGTATGTTATGGCTAAAGCCGAGTCAGATTTTCAACGTGGTGACCATACGTTGTTTGATACAACTCTTGGCTGGAGGTTTGTTAATAGAAAGCTAGAGCAGCAATACGACACACTGTCGATGCCTGAAACAGCAGAGGAGGTAGCTAGGCGCTTCAATATTTCTCGTCAGGAGCAGGATCAGTTTGCTTATTCTAGTCAGCAGCGCTACCAGCAAGCAAATCAAGCAAATAAATTTGACCATGAGCGAATGGAGCTGAAATGGAAGGACGGAAAAGGAAAAGAGCATGTTTTTCTAGAAGATGAACATCCAAGAGCAGAAACAACCCTAGAAAAGCTAGCTACTCTACCACCTTTATTTAAACATGGAACAGTGACAGCAGGGAATGCCTCGGGAATTAATGATGGAGCTGCTGCTGTACTTCTTATGAGCGCTAAGCGGGCGAAAGAGCTCGGACTAAAGCCTATAGCTAGATATGTAGCATCGGCTGTTGCGGGAGTAGAGCCGAATATTATGGGCATTGGACCTGTACCAGCCGTTCAAAAAGCATTAGGCCGAGCAGGGCTACATATAGCTGATATAGGTCGAGTAGAGCTCAATGAAGCTTTTGCCGCTCAAGCCATAGCGTGTATGAGGTTATTAGAGCTTGACCCTCTAAAGGTTAATGTAAATGGTGGAGCTATTGCTTTAGGTCACCCTTTGGGAGCCAGTGGTGCAAGGATTTTAACCACACTCATCTATGAGCTTAAGCAAAGTCAGTCACGCTACGGACTAGCAGCGATGTGTATAGGGGTCGGTCAAGGGATAGCAACGATAGTAGAGGCAGTGGAGTGA
- a CDS encoding enoyl-CoA hydratase-related protein → MKTVLFEQLNHIGLITLNRPEALNALNLNTLTELGELLENIEQNKELRAIVIQGAGKAFCVGADLKERRTLTEDEVRRNVRKIRDVFDQLERLPQPTIAALHGYAFGGGLELALACDLRYVEQDTQLGLTEVSLGIIPGAGGTVRLTQLVGKAKAKELILLAERIHAEQALKLGVCNEVAQESQSVFKLAFEKAEEIAKLAPLAVIQAKHAINKGYETDTQAAIDIEAKAYETLIPTEDRVEALAAFNEKRRPVFRGR, encoded by the coding sequence ATGAAAACTGTTTTATTTGAACAGCTTAACCATATTGGCCTGATCACATTGAATCGTCCTGAAGCATTGAATGCTCTAAATTTAAATACTCTTACTGAGCTAGGAGAGCTCTTAGAGAACATTGAACAGAACAAGGAGCTTCGCGCTATTGTGATTCAAGGAGCTGGCAAAGCATTTTGTGTTGGAGCAGATTTAAAGGAAAGAAGAACACTGACAGAAGATGAAGTACGTCGAAATGTACGTAAAATTAGAGACGTATTTGATCAGCTCGAGCGATTACCACAGCCAACGATTGCTGCTCTACACGGCTACGCCTTTGGTGGTGGACTAGAGCTTGCCCTAGCGTGTGATTTACGGTATGTGGAACAGGATACTCAGCTAGGATTAACTGAGGTTAGCTTGGGTATTATTCCAGGTGCTGGAGGTACGGTACGCTTAACACAGCTTGTGGGTAAAGCGAAGGCGAAGGAGCTGATTTTACTGGCTGAGCGGATTCATGCTGAACAAGCGCTCAAGCTAGGGGTTTGTAATGAGGTAGCACAAGAAAGCCAAAGTGTCTTCAAGCTCGCCTTTGAAAAAGCGGAGGAAATCGCTAAATTGGCTCCACTAGCCGTTATTCAGGCGAAGCACGCTATCAATAAAGGGTACGAGACAGACACACAAGCAGCAATAGATATTGAAGCTAAAGCATATGAAACGCTCATTCCAACAGAGGATCGTGTAGAGGCATTAGCAGCCTTTAATGAGAAGCGTAGGCCGGTATTTAGAGGAAGATAA
- a CDS encoding EthD family reductase has translation MVKLIALYKHPENKEEFNDHYYNVHSPLAGAMPGLEKVEVTEMFGSPAGESKYYLQAELYFKDKATLMASMSSAEGKTAAKDLMGFAGPLVTMMFGEVKE, from the coding sequence ATGGTAAAACTAATTGCTTTATATAAGCACCCGGAGAATAAGGAGGAATTTAACGATCATTATTATAACGTACACAGCCCGTTGGCAGGCGCGATGCCAGGCTTGGAAAAAGTAGAGGTAACAGAGATGTTTGGTTCTCCAGCTGGTGAGAGTAAGTACTACTTACAGGCTGAGCTTTACTTTAAGGATAAAGCTACATTAATGGCTTCGATGTCTTCTGCTGAGGGTAAAACAGCGGCTAAGGATTTAATGGGCTTTGCTGGACCTCTTGTGACGATGATGTTTGGCGAAGTGAAGGAATAA
- a CDS encoding enoyl-CoA hydratase-related protein — MAEPLLIEQTEGAICILQLNRPKVMNALNLEIVDQLVHRLEQLQYDDQIRCIILTGNEKAFAAGGDIAEMSKMTLMEMKKKNQFLPWDRLHRFSKPLIAAVQGFALGGGCELAMSCDMIVASERAVFGQPEINLGIMPGAGGTQRLTKAFGKARSFELLLTGDTFSAEEAFERGLVTKLVPHELVLEEAKRLARQIAKQPPMSVMLIKEAIYKALDTPLQQGMDFERNAFYMCFGTEDCSEGLKAFTEKRKPYFEGR; from the coding sequence ATGGCTGAGCCATTACTTATTGAGCAGACGGAAGGTGCTATATGTATTCTTCAGCTTAATCGTCCGAAGGTAATGAACGCTCTGAATCTAGAGATTGTCGATCAGCTTGTACATAGATTAGAGCAGCTTCAATATGATGATCAAATACGGTGTATTATACTCACAGGAAATGAGAAGGCTTTTGCTGCAGGCGGTGATATAGCTGAAATGTCCAAAATGACCTTAATGGAAATGAAGAAAAAAAATCAGTTTTTGCCTTGGGACCGCCTACACCGTTTCAGTAAGCCGTTAATAGCCGCTGTTCAGGGCTTTGCTCTTGGTGGTGGCTGTGAGCTTGCTATGAGCTGTGATATGATCGTTGCTTCGGAACGAGCTGTATTTGGGCAGCCTGAAATTAATTTGGGTATTATGCCTGGGGCAGGAGGGACACAGCGCCTTACAAAGGCATTCGGTAAGGCAAGGTCCTTTGAGCTTTTACTAACTGGAGACACCTTTTCCGCAGAGGAAGCGTTTGAGAGAGGGCTTGTCACTAAGCTGGTTCCTCATGAGCTCGTATTGGAGGAAGCGAAGCGATTAGCTAGACAGATCGCCAAGCAACCCCCGATGTCCGTCATGCTAATTAAAGAAGCTATTTATAAAGCGTTAGATACTCCCCTTCAGCAAGGAATGGATTTTGAAAGAAATGCCTTCTATATGTGCTTTGGAACGGAGGACTGCTCCGAAGGATTGAAAGCGTTTACAGAAAAGAGGAAGCCCTATTTTGAAGGGAGGTAG